TTTCAAACACGAACGGCGCGCCACCGTCATTGGATCATTGTAACATTGAAAATTTATTGGAAATTGAAAATTGTAAATTGAAAATTTTGTATGCACATAGAGGACCCCCAGCTCATTGAATTCATCGAAGACGCCGGGCTTGTCTCGCGTGCCGATCTCGACCGAGCGAAGACAGAGGCGACGAAAAAGAAAACACCCCTCGGCGACTTTCTGGTGACCGATGGCAAGATTACCGCGGATGACTTACGTCGCATCGAGGCCTATATTCTCGGCATACCCTTTGTAAGCTTGCATGACCAACCGCTTGACCAAGCGACGCTCGCCCTCGTGCCCGAGCCCATCGCACGCACGCACAATATCGTCGCGTTCCGCAAAGACGGCGAGACGCTCGAGGTTGCGATGCTCGACGTCGAAGACCTCGGAGCTATTGATTTCGTGAAGAAGAAGACCGGTCTCAAAATCCTGCCGCGCCTCACCGACAGCGTTTCGATCAAGGACGCGCTCAAGCTCTATCAGCGCGGGCTCCATGAGGAATTTGGGGAGCTTATTAAAACCGACACCGCCGCGCTGCCGGACATTAAAGCCGCCGCGGAGGATATAGGCGGGGGCGGCGAGCCGAAAAGCGAGGCAGACCTCAAGAAGCTCGCGGAGGATCTGCCGGTTATAAGAATTGTCGACACGCTCCTTAAGCACGCCGTGCTCCAAAATGCCTCGGACATCCACATCGAGCCGATGGAAAATCAGGTTCTCGTGCGCTATCGGATTGACGGCCTGCTTCGCGACGCGATGGTGCTCCCGCGGCACGCGGCGGAGAGCATTACGGCGCGTATCAAGGTGCTCGCGCAGCTGAAGCTCGACGAGAAGCGCCTGCCGCAGGACGGGCGCTTTAAGGTGGAGTCCGAGAGCGAGCGGGTGGCGATCCGCGTCTCGATCCTACCCACCTACTTTGGCGAGAAGACGGTGATGCGTCTCCTCAGAGAGAGCGTTCAGGGATACACACTCGAGGGGCTTGGCTTTCACGGTGCGGCGCTTGAGCAGGTGCACCATGCGCTCACCAAGACGACCGGGATGGTTCTCACCACAGGCCCCACTGGATCAGGTAAAACCACGACGCTCTATACCATGCTCGACATCCTAAATACTCCGGGCGTCAACATTTCGACCATTGAAGACCCGATCGAGTACCAGATGGCGCGCGTCAACCAAACGCAGGTTCGCCCCGAGATCGGGCTTACCTTTGCCTCGGGGTTGCGCACCCTCGTGCGGCAGGACCCAGACATCGTGATGGTCGGCGAGATACGCGACACTGAGACCGCAGGGCTTGCGATCAATGCCGCGCTTACCGGCCACCTCGTGCTCTCGACCTTGCACACAAACTCCGCTGCGGGCGCGATGCCGCGCTTGATTGATATGAAGGCCGAGCCGTTCCTTCTCGTTTCGACTCTCAACGTGGTGATCGCACAGCGGCTCGTGCGCCGCATCGGCAAAGAGCGGGAGAAACTATCCCTCACGAAGAACGACCTCGCGTCGCTCGAGAAGCACGTTAATCTCGATCGCATTCAGAAGCAGCTTGAGGAGGAGAGTGTGATACCGGAAGGCACGAAGTTCGACAAAATCGCGTTCTACCGGCCGAAGCACCCCGATGCGCTGGAAGGTTATCAGGGACGTGCGGGCATTTACGAGGTGCTGGTCGTCACGCCGGCGATTAAAGAGCTCGTGATGCGCGGCGTCCCTTCCGATGAGATCGCGGCTCGTGCGCGGGCGGATGGGATGCTCACCATGTTTGAGGACGGGATCTTCAAAGCGGCGCAGGGGATAACGACGATAGAAGAGGTGCTCA
This genomic window from bacterium contains:
- a CDS encoding GspE/PulE family protein, which translates into the protein MHIEDPQLIEFIEDAGLVSRADLDRAKTEATKKKTPLGDFLVTDGKITADDLRRIEAYILGIPFVSLHDQPLDQATLALVPEPIARTHNIVAFRKDGETLEVAMLDVEDLGAIDFVKKKTGLKILPRLTDSVSIKDALKLYQRGLHEEFGELIKTDTAALPDIKAAAEDIGGGGEPKSEADLKKLAEDLPVIRIVDTLLKHAVLQNASDIHIEPMENQVLVRYRIDGLLRDAMVLPRHAAESITARIKVLAQLKLDEKRLPQDGRFKVESESERVAIRVSILPTYFGEKTVMRLLRESVQGYTLEGLGFHGAALEQVHHALTKTTGMVLTTGPTGSGKTTTLYTMLDILNTPGVNISTIEDPIEYQMARVNQTQVRPEIGLTFASGLRTLVRQDPDIVMVGEIRDTETAGLAINAALTGHLVLSTLHTNSAAGAMPRLIDMKAEPFLLVSTLNVVIAQRLVRRIGKEREKLSLTKNDLASLEKHVNLDRIQKQLEEESVIPEGTKFDKIAFYRPKHPDALEGYQGRAGIYEVLVVTPAIKELVMRGVPSDEIAARARADGMLTMFEDGIFKAAQGITTIEEVLRVISE